From bacterium, a single genomic window includes:
- a CDS encoding metal-sensitive transcriptional regulator, whose product MDHSAQIPRLNRIEGQIRGITRMIREERYCVDILTQIRSASNALAKVQENIFRVHLEGCVRDSLTGDDARDREAKVDEILDILSRFR is encoded by the coding sequence ATGGACCATTCAGCACAGATACCAAGGCTCAACCGGATAGAGGGCCAGATCAGGGGGATTACCAGAATGATCCGGGAAGAGCGCTATTGCGTTGATATCCTGACCCAGATCAGGTCAGCGTCAAATGCTTTGGCAAAAGTTCAGGAAAACATTTTCAGGGTCCATCTCGAAGGTTGTGTGAGGGATTCCCTCACTGGAGACGATGCGCGGGACCGGGAGGCCAAGGTCGATGAGATCCTGGATATCCTTTCCAGGTTCCGGTGA